A stretch of DNA from Serinus canaria isolate serCan28SL12 chromosome 14, serCan2020, whole genome shotgun sequence:
GGGGTGGTAGGAGCACCCAAATTCTTCCCTGATCATCTCCCCAGAGAGAAATGCCTGCATGCCTTCCCCCCACCGCTGCCCAGATCCTCCTGTGCCCAGAGGCTCGAATCTCTGTGCATGTTTCTCTTTGAAGTGACTTCAGACTTCaggatttctgtgctctgttcaggcagcctgagctccctgggcagggggccTGGCTCAGCCTTCCAGAGAAAGCTCTTGGGCCCCCtgggcccccctgagccccctgagccccctgagctcccctgaGCGCCCCCGAGCTCGGCCTCGGGGACCAGCCGAGCTCTGAGCAGGTTGGATGCAGTGCCAAAACCTCCCGCTGGCTGCTGTGAGTTCGGCGACTTGTCAGCATCTGTCTCCTGCTGTGACTGTCCCCTTGGGCTCCCGaggccctgggctgtccctctgccaccccctACCCTCTCCCCGGGGCCGGCCAGCGTGCCCAGCGGCTCTGGGGCTCGGTGCCACTCGCTGCAGTGACAGCTTCTCCCGCCACCTGGTCATTATCTGTTTGGACTGGTGCTCTGTGGCCCTGAGACGCCCCGCTGCCCGTTCTGTTTGCTTCCCTAATTGCGGCCAAGCACCGAGCCGCTGGTTTCAagtttctctcttctcccccctccctttctcctgctttcaAGCGAATTTAACACATGTCCAAGCATCGGCGGCCCAGCTCCGCTGTCGGCGGCGTGAGCGGAGGCAGCAGCGGCTGCATCCAAGCCGGGAGCGGCGCCAGACTgtctgcacagggctgggctcgTCCCCGGAGGCTGGATCTCGCCGGGACGCTGCCACCGAGccgggctggctgctggcaccttGGCTGGCAGCCCGGCAGAGGCTGCGGCAGCTCCACCAGCCCCGTGCCACGGCCCCACCGTGCCGGGAACGGGAGGTGTCCTCGGGAGGTGCGGTGTGCCCTGCATCCCGCGGGTCCTCAAGGTGTGCCCCCGGAACCTGACTGCGCTGCCGAGCTCTTTTTTGGGTGGCTGcgccctccctggctgctccaggaaagctggatgaggccagggctgctgtgacagtgaaagggatgggcagcaggggGTCTAGGCTGCATCCTGCTTACAGGCTCAGGGACCATGGTGCTTGGACATGAGCAGGATGCCCTTCCTTCTGTATCCCTCCATCAGGGCTTGACTTTCTCCATCCCAAATCAAGCTGCTGTAATAATCCCCTTGTTTTAATCTCAGGtctgggaagagctggcagGCAAGAAGGTCACTGTCACTGATGCACAGACGTGCCAACCACCCTTTGGGTCTTCAggggcagctccctgtgccctgctccatgCACTGCAAGCTGCATTCCAGTGCTTCAGCCTCTTGTGCCCCCAGGGGTTGCCAGGATCATTTTTATGGCAGGGTTTGGCACTGCATTGGCACACAGGGGGTGCGGGCAGGGTAGGCAGCTCTCGGGCAgggccctgtgccaggccccggctgggcagagggagggggctGAGCCCCCATCAATAATTCACCTCCATATTTATAGAGGGAAATGCGTTGCATAATGGATGGTAGGTGAGGAGGGCCCTTGGGAAGCCGGCCTTGCTGCCACTGCAATATTTATTGGCCCGGTTTGCCTGGTGCTGCCCGGCTGCCTCGAGGCTCTGCAAGGATTGGCGGCACTAGGACTGGCACAGGTTCACTGCTGAGGGCTTGGCTGGCATggtgggcacaggcagctctgctcctctgcctctgcccactgccctcCACAAAAATGCACTGGGGgatggagcccctctgctctggagccaggctggcagagctgggagtgctcacctggagaggagaaggctccagggacacctcagagcccctgccccccctaaaggggctccaggagagctggagagggactggggacaaagCATGGAggcacaggacacagggaatggcttccactgccagagggcagggcaggataggatattgggaaggaattgttccctggcagggtgggcaggccctggcacagggtgcccagagcagctgtggctgcccctggatccctggcagtgtccaaggccaggctggatcaccttgggctagtggaaggtgtccctgcccatggtgtgGATGTGGAATGAGGTGGGCTTTGacgtcccttccaacccaaaccagtctgtggaTCCTTCTCCATCTGCCACTGGCCATGCTTGTTTCTGGGCTCAGAGAGGGATGTGAATGCCCAGGGACAAATCCCCATCTGTTCCTCATCACAGGGGGCACCAGGGCCAtgcagcctgctctgtgtcccagacACGTCccctctgtggctgtgcccaCCAGCCCTGCACCACCCAGTCCCATGTGCCACCCTGCCAAGGCCCCCAGGATCTCCCCCCTCCCTGGTGCCACCACCTCCCGCAGCCACGGCCACCCCTCCAAGCAGACCCACAGCCCCTGATCCCACACTCCTGTGTTACAGAGAGATCTGTGGAAGATGTCGAACCCGAGAAACGGTGACACCAAGCCCCCATGTTTGCCCCGCAATGGACTGGTGAAGATCCCCACGCAACCCAACGGCCTCGGCTCCGCCAGCATCACCAAAGGCACCCCCGCCGTGAAAAACCGCCTGTGCCAGCCTTCCTCCGTGCCTGCCATCCTCAGCCCGGCCTTAGCCCACCGCAGCGAcctgcccatccccagcctggcctcccCGCTCTCCTTGGCCACCCTGGCCAGCGTGTCCTCCCCTCCCGGCGCTTCCTTGGTGGGACTGAACGCCAGCgaaggctcagagcagccctccCCGGAGCGGCTGCCAGGCTCGCCCTCGGAAAGGCAGCTGGCCGTGGACGAGAAGATCCTCAACCGCTTGTTCTGGTACTTTTCAGCGTGCGAGAAGTGCGTGCTGGCACAGGTGTGCAAGGCATGGCGGAGGGTGCTCTACCAGCCCAAGTTCTGGGTGGGCTTGACACCCGTCCTGCACACCAAAGAGCTCTACAACGTCCTGCCTGGTGGAGAGAAGGAGTTCATCAGCCTGCAGGGCTTCGCCGTCCGCGGCTTCGACGGCTTCTGCCTCGTGGGCGTCTCTGACCTGGACATTTGTGAGTTCATTGACAACTACCCCCTCTCCAAGAAGGGGGTCAAGTCCATGAGCCTTAAGAGGTCGACCATCACAGATGCGGGGCTGGAGGTAGGTGACCCTGCTGAAGTCACCAGGGTGGCTGAGTGTGCTGGTGGTGGGTCAGTCttggtggccttggggacacgCACGCAGGCAGAGTGGTCCTATCACAGTGAAGGAGCAGACAGGTGGCGTGGCCACCCCacaggtgctggcagcacagggaggccCTGCCTGTGGTCTGGGCGGTGGGATGGGTGCAGCCCGTGTAGAGTCAGGAGGCTGTCAGGGCTtcatccctgctgcctgtgggtgctgcaggaaggcagggcCAGGTGGGGTGGCCGTGTGCTGGGCAGTGATGTGGTAGTGGGTGACAAGCTCTAGGAACAGGATGTTCCTGCTTGGCTGGCTGCTTCCCAGCAAGGGGGTCACCCAAGCAGGGGGCTGAGGGTCACATAGAGATGGGGCCATCCAGTGGACTGGGGAAGGTCCCCACCGAGATGCTtgccctgtgccacagccaaaCACAGTGCCAGCTGCTCCGTGGGCACATCTCACCCGTGCTGGGAGCGGCATCAATCCCaaccctgccagcagcacctgggacagtgctggggctgcagccaggggtccctgtctgtcccctccCATTCCCCACTGATGCTGGCGTGCCCTAAGGCAGGCATTGAAGCTACACCAGGGAGGTCCCAGGGGAGAAGACCGGACCCAGGCAAgactgggagcagtgggaggaGCCACCCAGAGTGAGCCGGGGCACAGGAACACGCAAGGGTgggtggcagtgcccagcacgGCCTGACCCCCTGCCCTCGGCAGGTGATGCTGGAGCAGATGCAGGGCGTGGTGCGGCTGGAGCTGTCGGGCTGCAACGACTTCACGGAGGCCGGGCTGTGGTCCAGCCTCAACGCCCGCATCACGGCGCTGAGCGTCAGCGACTGCATCAATGTGGCCGACGATGCCATCGCCGCCATCTCGCAGCTCCTGCCCAACCTCACCGAGCTCAACCTGCAAGCTTACCACGTGACGGACACGGCGCTCGCCTACTTCACCGCCAAGCAGGGCTACACCACCCACACCTTGCGCCTCAACTCCTGCTGGGAGATCACCAACCACGGTGTGGTCAACATGGTCCACAGCCTGCCCAACCTGAGCGTGCTCAGCCTCTCGGGCTGCTCCAAGGTGACGGATGATGGCGTGGAGCTGGTGGCCGAGAACCTGCGGAAGCTGCGCAGCCTCGACCTGTCCTGGTGCCCCCGCATCACTGACATGGCCCTGGAGTACATCGCCTGCGACCTGCACaagctggaggagctggtgctCGACAGGTaaagggctgtgctgagccgCGCTGTGCCATGCCaagccatgccatgccatgTTGAGCCGTGCCAggccatgccatgccatgctaAGCTATGCCAAGCCATGCCAAGTCATGCCATACCGTGCTGagccatgccatgccatgcacgccatgccatgccatgttgagctgctctgtgccgtGTCACCCCATGACAAACCATGCCGTGCCGAGCCGTGCCATGCTGAGCCATGCTGGAAGCAGAGGGTGCAGCATGGGGGCCATGGTTTGGGGACACCCACGGGTGACCAGCTGGCCCTGACACCCCGTGTCCCGGCAGGTGCGTGCGGATCACCGACACCGGCCTCAGCTACCTGTCCACCATGTCATCCCTGCGGAGCCTCTACCTGCGCTGGTGCTGCCAGGTAGGTGTGGAACACGGCTGTGCCCGTCCTGGCTCAGCACGGCAGAGAGGGCATGgtggcacctccctggggaTGGGCCATGAGCTCAGGCcgggctcccagggctggcgGAAGACCCCAAGAGTCGGTGCCAGGAAGCAGAGAGCTCCTGTGAGCTCAGCAGgactcagccctggcaccctcACCCTGCATCCCCAGAGCCGGTACCTGCTGcaggctccctgccctggctccctgctccctgtcgCACAGAGCCAGtaccccagccctgcacccaaAATCCTGCCCCAGCATCCCGCTGCAACATCCTACATCCTGCTCAggctcccctccctgcagtcTGTCCCATCAcagttccctgccctggcacccagagccagcacacTGCCCCAGCATCCTGCGCCCTGCTTCAGGTTCCCAGGCCTGGCACCAGTTCCTTACCCCAGCTGGGCAATGCTGAGCCATGGTGCTATGgttgtccccactgtcccccccctcatccccatcccatctTCTTTTCCAGGTGCAGGATTTTGGCCTGAAGCACCTCCTGGGCATGGGCAGCCTGCGCCTCCTCTCGCTGGCTGGTGAGACCCTGACCCTCTACTAGGGACCAGAGACCCCACGGGGCTGGGGAGGCACTGGGCATGGGGACAGagagagccctggggacaccctggggacagccaaCATCCCCCCCAGACCAGCAGGCAcctgcacccagcccagcctgtcgGGAAAGATCCACACTGGGCTCTTGGGGTGCCGTGTTTTTTGGGGTGGTGGTGTTTTGGGAGCTATGTTTTTGCCATTCAAGTGTTCTGGGGTGTTGgtttctgaggagctgctcctggagacaCTCtattttggggttgttttgttgggttttttttgaataCAGGTGCTTTAAGATGCTGGGATTTTAGGCTGACCTTGGGGTGCAGGTGTTTTGGAGCACTATTCTTTAGCGTGCTGGTTTTCTGGGTTCTGGTGGGGGGTTTTTGGGTGCTAATGTTGATGGTTTTGGTATTTTGGGGTGCTGGTGCTGTAAGGTACCGGTTTTTGCGTGCATTTTTGAGTGCTGGATTTTTTTGGATGCTGATATTTTGAGTGATTTTTTCATAGtattgggggttttggggtacCTTTTTTTCAGCACACTGGGTTTTTGGGTTCTGTCTTTTGGATGTGGTGAGTTTTGAGGTGCTGGGACTTTGAGGTCCTGACCCTTTGGTTctgttttgggggattttttgtgtTCTGGGATGTTGATGCCTTTCACATGCTATTTTTGGGGATGCTATTTTTGGGGGGGCATTAGTGATCTGGGCTGACAGTGCACCCTGTCCCCTTGCAGGCTGCCCCTTGCTGACCACCACAGGGCTCTCGgggctggtgcagctgcaggaactggaggagctggagctcacCAACTGCCCCGGGGCCACACCGGAGCTCTTCAAGTACTTCTCCCAGCACCTCCCGTGCTGCATGGTGATCGAGTAGCGCGGAGCCGGCCCACCCCGCGCCCACCCCGGCCACCATCGCCCCCCCCCATCTCCCTCCGGCTGCGGGGGAATTCGAGAGACGCCCCCGAATCCAACCGAGCCCGGACATCCCCCGCATCGACGCCCCCGAGGGACGCGGGGCTCCGGGGGGAGATGGGGGCACGGCGTCGTCCCCGGCCGGAGCCCCCCCCGGTACCATGTAAATTCCCCCCACGCCGCCGCCATCGCCCGTGCTCCTGCCGGTGTCCTGCCAGTCCCCTCCGGACAGACGAACGGACATCATGGAAGCCTAAAGTGGGAAGGCGACGCTGTGTGACCCCCCCCGGCCGCATCCTGCTTCCCCCGCCCCGGTGCCAGCGGGCACACGGACCCGCCACCAAGGATGCTCCTGGCGACCAAAggatgctcccagggatgggccaGAGGAGGATGCTGATTTTGGGGTGGCGGCAGAGGCTGGATGGGTCCCCTCACGTCCCCAGAGCGGGTCACCGAgctcacccccccccccccccgcgcTGCGTGTCCCCTCCAGACCCCAGCTCCGCTTTTGGGGCCCTTTCTCCTGGTGAATAGGATGTCCCTCTCTGCCCGCCCGCTGCCCTCGCATGCTCGCTTGCTTCAGTCTCGTGCTACGGCAGGTTTCGGGGTACCCGGGGGGATGGTGACAAGTGACAGCTCCACTGAGCCCCTCCACGCGGCTTCGCCCCGGCCGGATCCCGCCCCGGAAGCCGGGCTCCCCTGGCAAGCATCCCCCGCCGCCCGGTGGACCCCCCTGCACTccgtggggctgggagggcgATGCCACCGTCGGGGAGCGACCCATCCGTCTGGGATGGGACATCCCGGGGCACCAGGGCCGGGTCTGAGCCACCGCAGCGACACCGGCAGCACAGAGAGACCACGGGAGGTGGCACCTCGGACACACTGCCACCGCCACCGCTCTTCCAGCTGAAAAGCCATCGCCCCCATGCCAGCGGCAAGCGGGGCACCGGGGGGACCCCCGGGCTGAGCCGAGATGGGACCGAGCCGGCGCGGGGCTGGGAGCCCGCGGGGACCGGCGCGGGAGGGGCTCGGTGCCCCCCGGGGCAGTGCCCGCCCCATGCCACAGCAGCCGTGGGAGGAGAGTGGGCATGGACATGGACATGGACACGGAcacgggcacgggcacgggATGGGCACGGACACGGACACGGACACGGACACGGACACGCTTTCGGTTTGTTTTGCCTTTGTACCGGCCGGGAAGGAACTGCTGCACCAACCGCCGCCTCCGCTCCCTGCTTTGTCCGAAACGCCCCTTTCTCACCCCAAAATGGCACCAAGTGGCCCTGGAAGGGCTTTTGAAAGTCCCTGGGGCTGCGGGACAGGGTGGCACTGCCGGGGTCCGGAGCACCCCGGCACGGGGGTGGAGGGCTGGCCGCGCCCCcaaagccagcagtgcccccGGGCAAGGGGCcgggcaggacagcagcacacagagggtccccccccacccccgcaggtgacagcagcagttttgggtgccatAGCCCTGCACAAGTCCCAGGTTACACAGACAACCCCAACAAAGCCCCCATACCCTCGGCACCCCCCGTGGCAGTGACCCCCTGCACCCCAACTCCCCTGTGCATCCCTATATCCCTCCAGTGCACCCCATATCCTCCCAGCACCCCAATTTCCCACTGCCGCCTGACCCACAAGGCTCCCACAGACCCCTGACCCCCCTTTATCCCCCTGCTTCCCCATTCCCCATGCACCCACATCCCTCTGGCACCCCCAGTCCCCTGGACCCCACATCTCCTGGCACCCCCCAATGCACACCCCTCCCGGCAGCGTGCCCCAAGTCCCCCAGTGCACCCAGACACCCCTGTGCACCCCGGTAACGCTCCAGCTCACTCCTACACCCCCAATGCACCCCATATCCCCTCGGCAATCCCATTGCCCACCCTGACCCCTAATGCCCCCCACACGCCCCTAAACCCCCTAGCAGTTTTCTGCTGCGCTCCCCGTCCCTCTGGGGTGCACCTCTGGCATCCCCGCTCCCCCCGGCTCCTACAGCCCCCTGACACTCCCAGCCCTGATACCCCCGGAACCCTCCCGTGCTCTCGTTctcctcctgcacccccagTATAGCTCCCATCCCTCCAGCCCCCCACTTCATCCCAGCGCGCCCCACTGCCAGTGCACTCCACATCCCTCCGGCACCCTCGCCAAGGCGCCCTGGACACCTCAATTCCCATCTGTCCCCTCGCACCCCTATTCCCACTGCAGCCCACGTCCGCCCGGGCTCCCAAGGCCCCACGTCCCCGGCGCGCCCGATGCCGGGGGCGGGGCTTGGGGATGGGCGGGGCTCCACATGGGGCGGGGCCTCGAGGGACATGGGGGTGGGCCGGGCCTGATGGATATCCGGGTCGGAAAAGAGGCGTGGCCTGATGCAGGGGGGCGGGTCCGGTACGGAAAAGAGGAGTGGTCTATGACGAGGGCGTGGTCTACGGGCAGGGGCGGACCAGAGCTGGGGAGGCGTGGTCTTTCCACAGATGGGCGGGGCTGAACCACAAGAAAGACTGAAGGGGCGTGGTCAGTCGACAGGGGGAGGATCCAGGCAGCGTAATGGGGCGTGGCCTGGGGCCAGGGGCAGTGACCAGCCATCGGAAAGGGCGTTGTCTGTCTGGTGGGGGCGGGCCCCAGTGGTGGAACGGGGCGTGGTCTGGCAGCTGGGGCGATCCCAGGGCGGAAGGGGGCGTGGCCTGGCGGGACttcggcggcggcggcggcggggcctGCTCGGCCCGAGCTGCCGGCGCGGGAACCGGCACCGGGTATGGCTTCGTGAGCGGCACCGGGGCCTCGCACGGAGGGGTGCGGGACCGAGAGGCAGCGGCAGCGGACTCTGTGAGGCGGGAGGAGGTTGTGAAGGGGCCCCGGGGGCTCTGAGGTGTGGGAAGGGGCCCTGAGGAGGGTATAGGGTGGGGGAGCCTCTGAGGGAGCACTGAGTGggctctgaggggctggagggggtcCTGAAGGGGCTCTGGGTCAGGAGCGGGTCCTGCAGAGAGGGAAGTGTGGGGTCTGAGGGGTCCGGGAGGCTGTGGGTCAGCCGGAGGGGGATGTGGAGTGTGAGAGGGCTGTGAGTCAGGAGAGGACCCTGACAGAGTGGGAATGTGGGATATGAGGGGCTGGGAGTGGCCTCAGGAGTAGGACGGGACCCTAAGGGTGCTctgagggtgggaaggggccCTGAGCAGGTGGGAATGTGAGCTATGAGGGATCAGTGGGACCTGGCAGGAGagggcagtgctgtggcaggagctcagcctggctctgaaGGACACAGCCCGTGGACCCTGTGATCCCTCCAGGAAGCCTGGAGTAACTGCTGCCCCCCCTGCTAGAGAAGGGTCATCCCCTGGTTCTTGCAGGCTCTAAAGCTCCGAGTGCCCCACGGAGGTGACTGTGGCCTCACTTCACCCCACCTTGTGCTGAAGACGCTGCTCACTTCAGCCACAGCGCTGTACTTGACCTAGATTatcagcaacagcaaaacatCTCAGGTTGTGGCcaaggagggaagaaggaacCCAGAGAGGGTTTTCAGGAGCTCCCTGAGAGGAAGCCACagagggtggcaggaggagaaCCTGGAGTGGGGCTGTATCTGCctcccacaggcagctctgtggcCTCTCACCTCCACAGCCCATTGATGCAGCCGCAAGAAGCCGCAGTCCAAGCCACCAGGGCCTGGCAGGAGCCCAGCCtgttcctgcccagctctggctgaggtGGAGCAGGGTGGTCGTGTGGGTGTGCAGGCAGCCTGCTGGAGAGGGGACAGCGCCCCGAGGACAGCCATGGAGAAGATGGCCAGGgtcaccactgccctggggggcAATGCGCTGACTGGCCGCACCATGTTCTGCCACCTGGATGCCCCTGCCAACGCCATCAGCGTGTGCCGGGACGCTGCCCAGGTGGTGGTAGCCGGCCGCAACATCTTCAAGATCTACTCCATCGAGGAGGAGCAGTTTGTGGAGAAGCTGAACCTGCGTGTGGGCCGCAAACCCTCCCTGAACTTCAGCTGCGCCGACGTGGTGTGGCACCAGATGGACGAGAACCTGCTGGCCACCGCCGCCACCAACGGCGTGGTGGTCACCTGGAACCTGGGCAAGCCGTCCCGCAACAAGCAGGACCAGCTGTTCACGGAGCACAAGCGCACTGTCAACAAGGTGTGCTTCCACCCCACCGAGGTCTACATGCTGCTCAGCGGCTCCCAGGATGGCTACATGAAGTGCTTTGACCTGCGCAAGAAGGACTCTGTCAGCACCTTCTCTGGTACAAACCTGGCTCTTGTTGTCCTGTTTCCCTGTGGGGTAGCAGAGTTTGGGAGCTTTGTCCTTTCCTTGCTTGTCCCCTCACCCTTAGGAGGGGCAGGCGTTGGGGGCTTTGTCTTTCCCCTTGCCCAAGAGGAGGGTTTGCTCAGGGTGTGATGCCCggagcagggaaagaaggagcTGAGAGGCATTTTGGTGCCTTTTCTTGCCTCTCAGTACTAGCTGGGTCTGTGTGGGAGATGGAAGACAGTCACAGCACTTCCTGCTaccttctctctgctcttgcaGTGGGATTTTTAGCTTTGCTGGAGCTCTTACCTTGTGTCCCCTGCCAGGCCAGTCAGAGAGCGTGCGTGATGTGCAGTTCAGCATCCGGGACTATTTCACCTTCGCCGCCACCTTCGAGAATGGGAACGTGCAGCTGTGGGACATCCGCCGGCCCGACCGCTACGAGAGGATGTTCACGGCCCACAACGGGCCCGTCTTCTGCTGTGACTGGCACCCAGAGGACAGGTGGGTGTGGGgcctgcccctgccagccaCCCAGCCTTGCAGGACAGGAGAGACCCTAAAAACAGGACTGTGATTTTGTGGGGGAAAGCACTGTCTGTGATACCCTGTCCCCTTGTGTCAGGGGCTGGGAAGTTGCTGGGAGATAGAAGTGATTGTTGCTTTGAGCATTTGGGGTAGTGTAAgagtgtttggggtttgttttttgatAAATTAGGGGTGTTTGAGACACTGGGTGTCTTATGGTTGTGTATAGCAGTGTCACAGCAGCCTCTTGCTCCAGTGCTCAGCTTGAGGAAGGCACTACTTGGCTGCTCAGTGACACAGCTTGCTTGTGTTCAGTCGTGTTtgcctcctgcctttcctgggaAGTTGCTGGGAAAGACCTGGAAGGAGCTGCTACAGTGTGTAGGTCCCTCCTCACTCcctgccaggcagtgctgccactgctcctgATCTTGGAGAGGCATTGAAATACATTCAGAATggccttttcctctctgctgtgcctggccagtggaaagcagagccagagggaaCTGGTCTGGCTGGGACGTGGCTCTAGAGGTACAGAGCCATAACTGGGGGCAGGAAGGAGGTTCTGCCTGACCTGGTTGttgcagagcagaggtgccaTGGGAGCTCATGGGAGGATGGGAttgcagcccagctgccttcCTGCGGTGTGGATGTGGTCACACCTGTGCTGTGAGCATCTCTGTGCCACGGTGGGGACAGAGGTGAACGCTGATCCCTCCTTGTCCCAGGGGCTGGCTGGCCACGGGCGGCCGCGACAAGATGGTGAAGGTGTGGGACATGAACACGACGCGGGCCAAGGAGATCTACTGCGTGCAGACCATCGCCTCGGTGGCGCGGGTGAAGTGGCGCCCCGAGTGCAAGCACCACATTGCCACCTGCTCCATGATGGTGGACCACAACATCTACGTGTGGGACGTGCGCCGCCCCTTCATCCCCTCCGCCATGTTCGAGGAGCACAAGGACGTCACCACGGGCATCGTGTGGCGGCACCTCCACGACCCCTATTTCCTCCTCTCGGGCTCCAAGGACAGCACCCTTTACCAGCACATCTTCAAGGACGCCAGCCAGCCCATCGAGCGGGCCAACCCCGAGGGGCTGTGCTACAGCCTCTATGGGGACCTGGCCTTCGCCGCCAAAGAGAGCCTCATCTCCTCCGACTCCAACCGCAAGCCCTACATCGGCGACCGGCGCCACCCCATCTTCTTCAAGCGCAAGCTGGACCCCACGGAGCAGTTTGAGTACATCTCGTCCTCCAGCGCCCTGAGCGTGTTCGAGACGGACGTGGAGAGCGGTAGCATGGACTGGTTCGTGCACACGGCCAAGCAGTACGCGCTGGCTGGCCGGCCGCTGGCCGAGCTCTGCGACCACAACGCCAAGGTGGCCAAGGGGCTGGACCGCAACCAGGTGAGCTGTgggatggctgctgcagggggtggTGGCCTGGGAAGGTCTGACAGGGAATGTGTTCTGCACAGGTGGCTCAGACGTGGACGATGCTGAGGATTATCTACTCCAGCCTCGGCACCGTGTCGTCCACGAACCTCAACCACAGCATGGGgaaaggcagcactgccctgccgCTCATGAACAGGTACAgggggtgggagctgcagggagcagtgagaTGAGGGGGATAGCTCTGTGAGGGGGGGAGTGGGAATGGCTCCTTGGCTGGGATAGGGTTATAGAATCACATCATGGAATAcctgaatggtt
This window harbors:
- the FBXL16 gene encoding F-box/LRR-repeat protein 16; protein product: MSNPRNGDTKPPCLPRNGLVKIPTQPNGLGSASITKGTPAVKNRLCQPSSVPAILSPALAHRSDLPIPSLASPLSLATLASVSSPPGASLVGLNASEGSEQPSPERLPGSPSERQLAVDEKILNRLFWYFSACEKCVLAQVCKAWRRVLYQPKFWVGLTPVLHTKELYNVLPGGEKEFISLQGFAVRGFDGFCLVGVSDLDICEFIDNYPLSKKGVKSMSLKRSTITDAGLEVMLEQMQGVVRLELSGCNDFTEAGLWSSLNARITALSVSDCINVADDAIAAISQLLPNLTELNLQAYHVTDTALAYFTAKQGYTTHTLRLNSCWEITNHGVVNMVHSLPNLSVLSLSGCSKVTDDGVELVAENLRKLRSLDLSWCPRITDMALEYIACDLHKLEELVLDRCVRITDTGLSYLSTMSSLRSLYLRWCCQVQDFGLKHLLGMGSLRLLSLAGCPLLTTTGLSGLVQLQELEELELTNCPGATPELFKYFSQHLPCCMVIE
- the WDR24 gene encoding GATOR complex protein WDR24, which codes for MEKMARVTTALGGNALTGRTMFCHLDAPANAISVCRDAAQVVVAGRNIFKIYSIEEEQFVEKLNLRVGRKPSLNFSCADVVWHQMDENLLATAATNGVVVTWNLGKPSRNKQDQLFTEHKRTVNKVCFHPTEVYMLLSGSQDGYMKCFDLRKKDSVSTFSGQSESVRDVQFSIRDYFTFAATFENGNVQLWDIRRPDRYERMFTAHNGPVFCCDWHPEDRGWLATGGRDKMVKVWDMNTTRAKEIYCVQTIASVARVKWRPECKHHIATCSMMVDHNIYVWDVRRPFIPSAMFEEHKDVTTGIVWRHLHDPYFLLSGSKDSTLYQHIFKDASQPIERANPEGLCYSLYGDLAFAAKESLISSDSNRKPYIGDRRHPIFFKRKLDPTEQFEYISSSSALSVFETDVESGSMDWFVHTAKQYALAGRPLAELCDHNAKVAKGLDRNQVAQTWTMLRIIYSSLGTVSSTNLNHSMGKGSTALPLMNSFNLKDIPAGLGSESRLDRSKGESRSENILMDSSSTLINNEDNEETEGSDVPADYLLGDVEADEDDLYMMDHENPHAEEQEYSLPQEAFPLRHEIVDNPSALDHLQDKADSPHVSGNEAETVSLTPVESFSLISISHSLYENRLPSDFFNPIVRDTLLFYAEQGDVQTAVSVLIVLGERIRKEIDEQTQEHWYTSYIDLLQRFQLWNISNEVIKLSTCRAINCLNQASTTLHVNCSNCKRPMSNRGWICDRCRQCASMCAVCHHVVKGLFVWCQGCSHGGHLQHIMKWLETSSHCPAGCGHLCEYT